In the Hordeum vulgare subsp. vulgare chromosome 7H, MorexV3_pseudomolecules_assembly, whole genome shotgun sequence genome, one interval contains:
- the LOC123413271 gene encoding uncharacterized protein LOC123413271: MMCYAFDQTFGAIEKSGTSSGNAAIVINDGLTAQVRRQISSLASPIPHGEKFPNHKQQEAEEIHQVSNRCTPEDVYAKFVAGEVANHKKLDTLVLIKGHHITCGEYSANLKVDGEISVSFMSLCTHTMMADWNDPKRFIIDPVALTEAQGPEANLGRLHQCLRQIPQTDLETLYLPSLNSKYWILAILYLAADLKYIEIYDSLGKRDTLPVFLGTLIDEIRNYPATAFLNIPAATDLQVMYPDFPEQENRTWNLTESNWHTGSIATNGMTSILRDN; this comes from the exons ATGATGTGTTACGCGTTCGATCAAACATTTGGAGCGATCGAAAAATCTG GGACCTCTTCGGGGAACGCCGCAATCGTGATAAATGATGGCTTGACTGCACAAGTTCGTCGACAAATTTCTTCTCTTGCTAGTCCTATTCCACATGGTGAGAAATTTCCCAATCACAAGCAGCAGGAAGCTGAAGAGATCCATCAAGTCTCCAACAGGTGTACTCCTGAAGATGTTTACGCGAAGTTTGTGGCTGGGGAAGTAGCAAATCACAAAAAGCTTGACACACTTGTACTAATTAAAGGTCATCATATAACTTGTGGAGAATATAGTGCAAATTTGAAGGTTGATGGCGAGATAAGTGTCTCTTTCATGTCGCTGTGCACACATACTATGATGGCGGATTGGAATGACCCGAAAAGGTTTATCATTGATCCAGTTGCATTG ACTGAGGCACAAGGACCAGAGGCCAATCTTGGACGATTACATCAATGTCTCCGTCAGATTCCACAAACTGATCTTGAGACG CTGTATCTGCCATCATTAAATAGTAAATACTGGATTCTTGCAATACTATATCTAGCTGCTGATCTGAAATATATTGAGATCTATGACTCGCTGGGAAAAAGGGACACACTTCCAGTTTTCTTGGGCACATTG ATTGATGAAATAAGGAACTACCCTGCAACAGCATTCCTCAATATACCAGCTGCTACAGACCTCCAAGTGATGTATCCAGACTTTCCGGAGCAGGAAAACAG GACATGGAACCTTACAGAATCGAACTGGCACACCGGCTCTATTGCCACCAATGGAATGACCTCCATCCTGAGAGACAATTGA